One genomic segment of Hordeum vulgare subsp. vulgare chromosome 2H, MorexV3_pseudomolecules_assembly, whole genome shotgun sequence includes these proteins:
- the LOC123430054 gene encoding uncharacterized protein LOC123430054, translating to MKADHKEFEEKAEAERDALLKRAEQAEEQMKGAVRELTGLKLRISKMANVVFGPRSANLHDDCVFKLKAIYTLIEQLCIGGMMTIKAVMGDKEPVKSIKYMLGWSNMCYSVCLLEFSTRSSH from the exons atgaaggcggaTCACAAGGAGTTTGAAGAAAAGGCCGAAGCTGAGCGAGACGCCTTGTTGAAAAGGGCTGAACAAGCCGAGGAACAAATGAAGGGCGCCGTGCGGGAACTGACCGGGCTAAAACTTCGCATCTCCAAAATGGCTAATGTCGTGTTTG GTCCTCGATCCGCCAATCTCCATGATGATTGCGTATTCAAACTGAAGGCAATATATACCTTAATAGAGCAACTTTGTATTGGCGGCATGATGACTATTAAGGCCGTTATGGGCGACAAGGAGCCCGTGAAGTCAATCAAGTATATGTTGGGATGGTCCAATATGTGTTATTCAGTCTGTCTTCTAGAATTTTCAACTCGGTCTAGTCATTga